The Streptomyces sp. 11x1 genomic sequence ATGAACTCGAAGAGCTCGTCGTCGCTGGCCGTGTCCATCCGCTCCTCCAGGCGGTCCTGCGCCGCGCCACCGGTTCCCGGGCGCAGCCTGCTGATCAGTTCCTCGAGCCGGCCGAGCAGCTCCGGCCCGGCCGTGCCGTTGTCCAGGGCGCCTTCCAGCAGGCCGAGTTCGGCCAGGCCCGCGGTGTCGGCGGCGAGATCGGGTCCGGCGCTCTCGGGAGCGAGTTCGACGGACAGCTGGCGGGCGATGGCCGCTGAAGTGGGGTGGTCGAAGAGCAGGGTGGCGGGCAGCCTGAGGCCGGTGGCGGCGCCGAGCCGGTTGCGCAGTTCGACCGCGGTCAGCGAATCGAAGCCCAGTTCCAGCAGGCCGCGTTCGGCGTCCACCGAGGCGGGGCCGGGGTAGCCGAGCACGGTGGCGGCGTGCCCGCGCACCAGGTCGAGCAAGGTCCGTTCGCGCCGCTGCTCGGGCTGGCCGGCCAGGGTGCGGCGCAGGGTGTCGGCCGCGTCCGGGGCCGCCTCGCCGACCGCCGCGCTACGGCGGGCGGGCGGGCGCATGAGTCCGCGCAGCAGCGCCGGAACGCCGCCGGTGCCGGTCTGGGCGGCCAGGGCCCCGGTGTCCAGCCGCAGCGGCAGGACGACGGGTTCGCCGGTGGCGTTGGCCGAGTCGAACAGGGCCGCGCCCTCGGCCGGGGAGAAGGCGACGATGCCGCCGCGGGCGATGCGCCGGAAGTCGGCCTCGTCGAGGCCTCCGCTCATGCCGCCCTTGTTCGCCCACAGGCCCCAGGCGAGCGACGCGGCCGGCAGGCCGTTCGCCCGGCGGTGGTGGGCCAGCGCGTCCAGGAAGGCGTTGGCCGCCGCGTAGTTGCCCTGGCCCATGCCACCGAAGATCCCGGCGATGGAGGAGAACACCACGAACGCCGACAGGTCCATGCCCTCGGTCAGCTCGTGGAGGTTCCAGGCCGCGTCGACCTTGGGCCGCAGGGCGGTGTCCAGCCGGGCCGGCGTCATCGCGTCCACGACCCCGTCGGCGATGGTCCCCGCCGCGTGCACGACGGCGGTCAGCGGGTGGGCCTCCGGCAGCGAGCCGAGCAGCCGGGCCAGTGCGTCCCGGTCGGCGGCGTCGCAGGCCACGACCTCCGCGTGGGCGCCGAGTGCGGCGAGGTCGACGACCAGTTCGGCGGCGCCCTCGGCGGCGGGGCCCCGGCGGCTGGTGAGCAGCAGGCGCTTCACGCCGTGTTCGGCGACCAGGTGATGGGCGAGGACGGAGCCGATGGCGCCGGTGCCGCCGGTGATCAGGACCGTGCCGGGGCGTCCCCAGTCGGGTGTCTCCGACTGCTCGGCCGCGGGTACGCGGGCGAGCCGGGCGATGTGCGCACGGCCCTCGCGCAACGCCAGTTGGGGTTCGCCGGATGCGACGGCGGCGACGAGAGCGTCCCTGGAGGCCTCCGTCCCGTCGAGGTCGACGAGGACGAAACGGCCGGGGTTCTCGGTCTGCGCGGACCGCGCCAGCCCCCGTACGGCGGCGTGGGTCAGGTCCGGCGCGTCGCCGTCGGCGCTCGTCGGGACGCCGCCCCGGGTGACGAGCACCAGCTTGGCGTCGGCGAAGGTGTCGTCGGCCAGCCAGTCCTGTACGAGGGTGAGGGTCAGGCCGGTGACGTGCCGTACGGCGTCGGCCCTGCCCAGCCCCTCCGGTGCGGCGGGGACATGGGCGAGGACGGCCGTGGGCCGGGCGGCTCCCTCGGCGATCTCCCGGGAGAGCGCCTTGAGGTCGGTGGCGGAGCGGGTGATGCGGTGAGCCGCCCAGTCGGGTGCCTCGGCGCCGATGACGGCCCAGGCGTCGGAGCCGGCGTCGGCCGACTGGGGCAGTGTCGGCCATTCGAGGCGGTACAGGTCGTCGTGGTGCGCGGTCCGGGCGGCGCGCACCTGGTCCGGGGAGACCGGGCGGAGCACGAGGGACCGGATGGAGGCGACCGGTTGCCCGGCCGTGTCGGTGGCCTGGACGGAGACCGCGCTGTTGCCCGCGGGGGTCAGTCGGATGCGCAGGGCGCGGGCCCCGGAGGCGTGCAGGCGTATGCCGTTCCAGGAGAACGGCAGCCACCCCTGCTCGGTGCCTTCGAGGACGCCGAAGATCAGCGCGTGCAGGGCGCTGTCGAGGAGTGCGGGATGCAGCCCGAACCGCGCGGCCTCGGCCTGCTGTTCGGACGGCAGGCTCGCCTCCGCGTACACCTCGTCCCCGAGCCGCCACACCTCGCGCAGCCCCTGGAACGCGGGTCCGTATCCGAAGCCGCCTTCGGCGAACCGCTCGTACAGCCCGTCCAGTTCCACGGGCTCCGCGCCGGCCGGCGGCCATGTCACGGGGTCGCCCCCCGGTGCCTCCTCGGTGGCGGGGACCAGCAGCCCCCGGGCGTGGCAGGTCCACGGCTGGTCGGCGGACGAGGCGTCCTCGGCGCGGGTGTGGACGCTGACCGGCCGGGCGCCCGAGGCGTCCGGCGCGCCGACGGAGAGCTGGAGGACCACCGCGCCGCGCGCGGGGATCACCAGCGGGGCCTCCAGGGTGAGTTCCTCGACCTGGCCGCAGCCGACCTGGTCACCCGCCCGTACCGCCAGTTCGAGCAGGGCGGTGGCCGGGAGGAGGGCGGTGCCGTAGACGCCGTGGTCGGCCAGCCACGGGTGGGTGCGTACCGACAGCCGGCTGGTGAACAGGACCCCGTCGGTGTCGGCGAGCGGGACGGCCGCGCCCAGCAGCGGGTGATCGGCCGGGAGGAGCCCGGCGGCGGCCATGCCGCCGGCCGGTGCGGTGGCCTCCAGCCAGTAGCGCTCGCGCTGGAAGGCGTAGGTGGGCAGGTCGACGCGCCCGGTCGTGCCGGTGGCGCCGGCGTCCAGCACCGTCGGCCAGTCCACCGCCGTACCCCGGACGTGGAGGTGGGCGAGTGCGTCGGTCACGGCACGGGACTCCGGCCGGTCCTTGCGCAGCAGCGGCACCAGGGCGCCCGCGGCCGACGGGTCCGCGAGGTCCGCCGGGTTCTCGGCGAGGCAGTCGCGTCCCATGGCGGTCAGCGAGCCGTCGGGACCGAGTTCGAGGTAGGTGACGGCGCCCTCGGCGGCGAGCCGCCGCATGCCGTCGTGGAAGCGCACCGTCTCACGAACGTGCCGCACCCAGTACTCGGGCGACATCAGCTGCTCGGGGGTGGCCAGTTCACCGGTGACGTCGGAGACCAGGGGGATGAGCGGCGCCCGGAGGTCCAGGCGCTCGGCGACCCGCCGGAACTCGTCGAGCATGCCGTCCATGTGCGGCGAGTGGAACGCGTGGCTGACGGTGAGCCGCCGGGCCTTGCCGCCGCGTGCGCGCCACTGCTCGGCGATGTCCAGGACGGCGTCCTCGTCGCCGGAGACGACGACGGAGGCCGGACCGTTGACGGCGGCCACCGCGACCCGGCCCTCGTGGGAGGCGAGCAGTCCGGCGGCGTCCTCCTCGGAGGCGGTCAGCGCGACCATGGCGCCGCCCTCGGGCAGTGCCTGCATCAGCCGGCCCCGGGCGGCGACCAGTGCGGCGGCGTCGGGCGCCGACAGCACCCCGGCCACATGCGCGGCCGCCAGTTCGCCGATCGAGTGCCCGAACAGCAGGTCCGGCACCACGCCCCAGTGTTCTACGAGACGGAAGAGGGCGACCTCGATCGCGAAGAGCGCCGGCTGTGTGTACTCCGTGCGGTCCAGCAGGGCCGCCTCGGGCGACCCGGCGGGGGCGAAGGCCACCTCGCGCAGCGGCCGGTCGAGCAGCGGGGCGAACTCGGCGCAGATCGCGTCGAAGGCGTCCGCGAAGACCGGGTGGCGGGCGTACAGTTCGGCGCCCGTCCCGGCGCGCTGGCTGCCCTGCCCGGCGAAGAGGAACGCGGTCCGGCCCACCACGGCCGTGCCCTGCGTGACGCCGGGCGCGCCGCCGGCGGCGGCGAGCGCCTTGAGGCCGTCGAGCAGCGCCTCGCGGTTGTCGCCCACGACGGCGCCCCGGTACTCGAAGGCGCTGCGGCCCGTGGCCAGCGTGAGTGCGACGTCGGCCGGACGCAGGGCGGGACGGGCGTCGACGTGCTCCAGCAGCCGCCCGGCCTGGGCCCGCAGGGCGACCCGGCTGCGCGCCGACAGCAGCCACGGCACCACGGCGGCCGCGCCGTCGCCGTCGCCGGGCTCGTCCTGCTCCCCGGCGGGCCGCTCGTCGGCGCCCACCGGAGCCGTCACGCCGTCCTGCATGTGCTCGTCCGGGACGTGTTCCAGGATCGTGTGCGCGTTGGTGCCGCTGACGCCGAAGGACGAGATCGCGGCCCGGCGCGGTCGCCCGTGGTCGGGCCAGGGGGTGTCCTCGGTGAGCAGCGACACGGCGCCCGCCGACCAGTCGACGAACGGGGTCGGTGCGTCGACGTGGAGGGTCCGCGGCAGGACTCCGTGCCGCATGGCCAGCACCATCTTCTGCAGGCCCGCGATGCCGGCGGCGGCCTGGGCGTGCCCGATGTTGGACTTCAGCGAGCCGAGCAGCAGCGGCCGGTCCGCGGGGCGGTCCTGGCCGTACGTCGCGAGCAGCGCCTGCGCCTCGATCGGGTCACCGAGCCGGGTGCCCGTACCGTGCGCCTCCACCGCGTCGACATCCGCGCTGTCGAGCCCTGCGGAGGCGAGGGCCTGGCGGATGACGCGCTGCTGGGAAGGGCCGTTGGGGGCGGTGAGACCGTTGCTGGCGCCGTCCTGGTTGACCGCCGAGCCCCGCACCAGGGCGAGCACCGGGTGGCCGTTGCGCCGGGCGTCGGAGAGCCGTTCCAGGACGACCATGCCGGCGCCCTCGGCCCAGGCGGTGCCGTCGGCCGCGGCGGCGAAGGGCTTGCAGCGGCCGTCGGCGGCGAGCCCGCGCTGCCTGCTGAACTCGATGAACGCGCCGGGGGTGGACATCACCGTGACACCGCCCGCGAGGGCGAGCGAGCACTCGCCGCCGCGCAGCGCCTGGGCCGCGAGGTGCACGGCGACCAGCGAGGACGAGCAGGCCGTGTCGACGGTGACCGCCGGTCCTTCGAGGCCGAGGGTGTAGGCGATCCGGCCGGAGGCGACGCTGCCCGCGCTGCCGATGCCGAGGTAGCCCTCGATCTCCTCGGTGGGCTGCTGGACGCGGGAGCCGTAGTCGCGGTAGCTGGAGCCCACGAAGACCCCGGCCCGGCTGCCCTTCAGTGACGCCGGGTCGATACCGGCCCGTTCGAACGCCTCCCAGGAGATCTCCAGGAGCAGCCGCTGCTGCGGGTCGATCGCCAGCGCCTCACGCGGTGAGATCCCGAAGAACGCCGGGTCGAAGTGGTCCGCGTCGTGCAGGAAGCCGCCATGGCGGGCGTACGTCCGGCCGACCTTCCCCGGGTCGGGGTCGTACAGCTCGTCGAGGTCCCAGCCCCGGCCGGTGGGGAACTCGGTGATGGCGTCGGAGCCCGACGTCACCAGCCGCCACAGGTCCTCCGGGGTCGTGACGCCGCCGGGGTAGCGGCAGCTCATCGCGACGACGGCGATGGCGTCGTCGTCGGCCACCGCGGCCGGCGCGGATGCGGTGGCCGGTACGGGTGCCGTACCGCCGAGTTCGGACCGTACGTGGTCCACCAGGGCGGTGACGGTGGGGTGGTCGAAGACCAGGGTGACCGACAGGCGCAGTCCGGTGGCCTCGGAGAGCCGGTTGCGCAGGTCGACCGCGGTGAGCGAGTCGAAGCCGAGGTCCTTGAAGACCCGGTCGGGGTCGATGCCGGCGGGGTCGGGGTAGCCGAGGACGGCGGCGACCTCGGTGGCGACCAGGCGGGTCAGTTCCTCCTGCCGCTCCTGTGCGGACAGGGCCGCGAGGCGGGCGGCGAGGGAGTCCGCCTCCGTCTCCTGCCGGTCGGCGCCGCCGGCGGCCAGGATGTCGCGGGCGTCGGGCAGGTCGCGCAGGGCGGCGCTGGGCCGCAGGGCGGTGTAGGCCGGCACGAAGCGGTCCCAGGCGAAGTCGCAGAGCACCAGCCTGGGCTCGGACCGGCCCATGGCCTGTTCCAGGGCGGTGACCGCCAACTCCGGGTCCATCGGCGGAAGCCCGTTGCGCACCAGCCGTTCGCGGGCCGAGTCGGCGGCGCTGTCCCCCGCCCACAGGCCCCAGGCCACGGAGGTGGCCGGCAGACCGAGCGAGCGCCGCTGCTCGGCGAGGGCGTCCAGGAACGCGTTGGCCGCGGCGTAGCTGCCCTGTCCGGTGCCGCCGAGGGTGCCGGCGAGCGAGGAGAACAGGACGAACGCGGTCAGGTCCAGGTCGCGGGTGAGGGCGTCCAGGTTGAGGGCGGCGTCCATCTTGGGGCGCAGGACCCCGGCGGCCCGCTCGGGGGTGAGGGTGTCGAGGACGCCGTCGTCCAGGAGGCCGGCGGCGTGCACGACGGTGCGCAGGGGGCGGTCGTCGGGGATGTCAGCGAGCAGGGCGGCGAGGGCGTCCCGGTCGGCGGCGTCGCAGGCGGCGACCGTCGTCTCGGCGCCGAGGCCGGCGAGTTCGGCGACCAGTTCCGCCGCACCGGGCGTGTCGGGGCCGCGGCGGCCGGTGAGCAGCAGGTGCCGGGCGCCGGAACGGGCGAGCCGGCGGGCGACGTGGGCGCCGAGGGCGCCGGTGCCGCCGGTGATCAGCACCGTGCCGTCGAGCTCGAAGGCGTCCGCCGTCGTCTCCTCGGCCGGCCGGGCCCGGACGAGCCTGCGGCCGTAGACGCCCGAGGGCCGGATCGCGATCTGGTCCTCGCCGTCGAGATCCGCCAGTACGGCGGCCAGCCTGGTGCCGGCGCGTTCGTCCAGGTCTGAGGGCAGATCGAGCATTCCGGCCCAGCGTTCCGGGTACTCCACGCCGGCCACGGCGCCGAGTCCCCACAAAGTCGCCTGGGCGGGTGCGGTGAGGGCGTCGGAGCGTCCGACGGACACCGCGCCCGAGGTCGCGGACCACAGGGGGGCGTTGATCCCGGCGTCGCCGAGCGCCTGGAGGAGGGTGGTGGTGAGGGCGAGCCCGGTCGGCAGAGACGTCCCGTCGGTGTACGGCTGCTCGGCGAGGGCGAGCAGCGAGAGCACGCCGCCGTCCGGGGCGGTCGCGGCGCCCAGCCGGGCGGCGAGTTCGGCCCGGTCGGTGCCGGTGGTGCCGATCTCGACGGGTACGGCGGTGGCGCCGTGCCGTTCGAGGGCGCGCAGCGCGCCCGCCGCGACGGGGTGGCCGGCGGCGCCGGTCGGTACGACGACCCACCAGGTGCCGGTGAGGGCGGGGGTGCCGGGGGTGAGGTGCAGGGGCTTGAAGGTGACGTGGTAGCGCCAGCCGTCGATGATGGTGCGACCGCGGCGGCCGCGCTGCCAGTCGGCGAGCGCGGGGAGCACCCCGTCGAGGGAGGCACGGGCGGTCGCGTCCTCGTCCGGCAGGTTCAGCGCGGCGGCGACGGCGGGCAGGTCGTGCCGTTCGACGGCGTCCCAGAAGGCCGTGTCGGCGGGCTGGGCACCGCCCTCCCCCACAGCGGGTGCCGTCGTCGGCTCCAGCCAGTACCGCCGGCGCTGGAAGGCGTAGGTGGGCAGTTCGACGGGGCGGGCGTCGGTGCCCGCGAACACGGCCCGCCAGTCCACCGGGACACCGTGGACGTGCGGCCCGGCGAGCGCGGTCAGGAACCGGCCGGGGCCGCCGTCGTCGGTGTGCAGCGTGCCCGTGACGAGCCCGGCGACCTCCGCCGCCTCCAGGCTCTTCTCCACCCACACCGCCAGCACCGGGTGCGGGCTGACTTCGACGAAGGTGTCATGGCCGGCGTCGATCAGCGCGGCGACCGCGCGGTGGAACTCCACGGGCTCGCGGAGGTTGCGGTACCAGTACGCGGTGTCCAGGGCCGTGGTGTCGAGGGCGCCGCCGGTGACGGTGGAGTAGAAGGTGATGTCGGTCCGGCGCGGTGTCACCCCGGCGAGGGCGTCCAGCAGTTCCCGGCGCAACCCGTCCACCTGGGGCGAGTGCCCGGCGAAGGTGACGCCCGGGATCATCCAGCGCATGACGCCGTCCTCGGACAGCCGGTCGCCGAACTCCTCCAGGGCCTCCGGGTCGCCGGAGACGGTCACGGCGGCGGGCCCGTTCACGGCGGCGACGGACAGCCGGTCGTCCCAGGGCGCCATCCGCTCGCGCACCTGGTCGTCCGGGAGCGCGACGAAGAGCATCGCGCCCCGGTCGACCAGCGTGGTCAGGATCCGGCTGCGCAGGGCGACGATCCTGGCGCCGTCCTCCAGGGAGATCGCCCCCGCCACCACGCCGGCGGCGATCTCCCCCTGGCTGTGCCCGATCACCGCCGACGGCTCGACACCGCAGGACCGCCAGAGCGCGGCCAGCGACACCATCACCGAGAACAGCACCGGCTGGACCACGTCGACCCGGTCGAGCGGCGGGCTGTCGGGTTCCCCGCGCAGCACATCGGTCAACGACCAGTCCACGTACGGCGACAGAGCCCGCTCGCACTGCGCCACCCGCTCCGCGAAGACCGGGGCCGAGTCCAGCAGCTCCACCGCCATGCCCGCCCACTGCGAACCCTGACCGGGAAAGACGAAGACGGTACGGCCCGGCGTGGCCGCGGTGCCGTGGACCACCGCGGGGTCGTTCTGTCCGGCGGCGAGTGCGGCCAGGCCCGTGAGCAGGGTGGCCTGGTCGGTGCCGACGACGACGGCACGGTGTTCGAAGGCGGACCTGGCGGTGGCCAGGGTGAGGCCGACGTCGTGGGGCCGCA encodes the following:
- a CDS encoding type I polyketide synthase, with translation MPDEQKLLEYLRRATADLGQARQRLREEEDARHEPIAIVSMSCRYPGGADDPEQLWDLVSSGTDAISEWPADRGWDTAALYDPDPDRPGTSYTRHGGFLHRAGEFDAAFFGMSPREALATDPQQRLLLETSWETLERAGIDPAALKGTPTGVFVGAMTNGYGDGSRDQSDVQGLLHTGTAGSVISGRISYTLGLEGPAVTVDTACSSSLVALHLAIRALRSGECSLALACGVTVMPHPDPFVAFSRQRALAPDGRCKAFAAGADGTSWSEGAGVLLLERLSDARRHGRRVLAVVRGSAVNQDGASNGLTAPNGPSQQRVIRAALADARLLPGDVDAVEAHGTGTRLGDPIEAQALLATYGQDREEPLWLGSLKSNIGHSSAAAGVGGVIKMVQAMRHGVLPRTLHVDAPSPQVDWSSGAVRLLTEQRSWPTGPEHPRRAAVSGFGVSGTNAHVILEEAPPAEDSAPATPTEPDETVRTTEPDDTTRATESGDPTPLPLVPWVLSARSEEALTERARQLLPLVDLLDADPGLRPGAVARALATGRSAFEHRAVVVAGDPDGFRTGLTGLVTGGEAAGVVRGVAGPAGRTVFVFPGQGSQWTGMALGLLDSSPVFAARMAACERALAPHVDWSLAAVLRGDAGTPPLDRVDVVQPALWAVMVSLAALWRSAGVEPDAVLGHSQGEIAAAVVAGALSLEDGAKVVALRSQALTALAGRGGMASVPLPPEDLTDRLGQWDGRLFVAAANGPAATVLSGDTEAIDGVVAEFQAEDVRARRIPVDYASHSAHVEEIRERLLECLADIEPTAGQVPFFSTVDLNWQDSGALDAEYWYRNLRQTVRFEEATRTLLAQGFRFFVESSAHPVLTVGISQTAEAEESDAVAVGTLRREQGGLDRFLLSLAEAHTGGLAPDWDTLLAGHPGDTVDLPTYPFQRRRYWLERPSADAEDTAATDPADAAFWESVGGQDLPALTTTLGVRPEDPLTVVLPALADWRRRRDERATVDSWRYRVDWRPLADAPAGRTADAPTGTWLVAVTDGTEGDPARDAVVRALREAGAVPVPVVLTEAHADRAALTAHLAEASTGPVHGVLSLVALDERPHPSHPHLPLGLALTLTLVQALGDAGVTAPLWCATRGAVTTGRDDAVTSPGQHMVWGLGRCAALEHPQRWGGLVDLPDTLDERAAGRLCGVLAGRDDEDQVAVRHSGAYGRRLVRARPADPARADAWQPRGTVLVTGGTGGVGAHLARWLAEGGAEHLVLVGRRGADTPGAADLTAELTALGTRVTVAACDVADRDRLAELVAGLEQDGTRIRAVIHAAGTGLLVPLSDTDPDEFADILYAKVAGAENLDAVFDRDDLDSFVLFSSISGVWGSGDHGAYAAANAHLDALADRRRARGRTATSVVWGIWDPEGGAGMAANLVEEQLRSRGIPFMAPQVALTGLQQVLTDDETVVLVTAVDWDRFAPVFTSARPSPLIGDLPEVRRALAEETAPGQDGDDTASSLRDRIADLPPADRDRLLTDLVRGHAAAVLGHGSADAIAPERAFRELGFDSLTAVEMRNRLNAATGLRLPLTVLFDYASADALARHLREELLGPDTAAPAVPAVPAHVLADADDPIAIVGMSCRYPGDVRTPEDLWRLVAEGRDVISALPADRGWDLDGLYDTDPDRPGTTYSSEGGFLYDAGQFDPAFFGISPREALAMDPQQRLLLETSWEALERAGIDPASLRGGQVGVFAGAAYQGYGGLSDVPEEVEGHLIAGISTSILSGRIAYTLGLEGPAVTVDTACSSSLVAVHLAAQALRSGECSLALAGGVTVMGTPLSFTGFSRQRGLAADGRCKSFGADADGFGMAEGVGLLLLERLSDARRNGHRVLALVRGSAVNQDGASNGLTAPSGLAQQRVIRSALAGAGVAPAEVDVVEAHGTGTRLGDPIEAQALLATYGQDRPAHRPLLLGSLKSNIGHSQAAAGVAGIIKMVEAMRHDVLPRTLHAEEPTPNVDWSVGAVELLTEPRPWTRNGHPRRAGVSSFGLSGTNAHVIIEEPYGEEPGEAPEGNAPGAVVPWLLSGRTPEALREQAARLHAHLTDRPELRPHDVGLTLATARSAFEHRAVVVGTDQATLLTGLAALAAGQNDPAVVHGTAATPGRTVFVFPGQGSQWAGMAVELLDSAPVFAERVAQCERALSPYVDWSLTDVLRGEPDSPPLDRVDVVQPVLFSVMVSLAALWRSCGVEPSAVIGHSQGEIAAGVVAGAISLEDGARIVALRSRILTTLVDRGAMLFVALPDDQVRERMAPWDDRLSVAAVNGPAAVTVSGDPEALEEFGDRLSEDGVMRWMIPGVTFAGHSPQVDGLRRELLDALAGVTPRRTDITFYSTVTGGALDTTALDTAYWYRNLREPVEFHRAVAALIDAGHDTFVEVSPHPVLAVWVEKSLEAAEVAGLVTGTLHTDDGGPGRFLTALAGPHVHGVPVDWRAVFAGTDARPVELPTYAFQRRRYWLEPTTAPAVGEGGAQPADTAFWDAVERHDLPAVAAALNLPDEDATARASLDGVLPALADWQRGRRGRTIIDGWRYHVTFKPLHLTPGTPALTGTWWVVVPTGAAGHPVAAGALRALERHGATAVPVEIGTTGTDRAELAARLGAATAPDGGVLSLLALAEQPYTDGTSLPTGLALTTTLLQALGDAGINAPLWSATSGAVSVGRSDALTAPAQATLWGLGAVAGVEYPERWAGMLDLPSDLDERAGTRLAAVLADLDGEDQIAIRPSGVYGRRLVRARPAEETTADAFELDGTVLITGGTGALGAHVARRLARSGARHLLLTGRRGPDTPGAAELVAELAGLGAETTVAACDAADRDALAALLADIPDDRPLRTVVHAAGLLDDGVLDTLTPERAAGVLRPKMDAALNLDALTRDLDLTAFVLFSSLAGTLGGTGQGSYAAANAFLDALAEQRRSLGLPATSVAWGLWAGDSAADSARERLVRNGLPPMDPELAVTALEQAMGRSEPRLVLCDFAWDRFVPAYTALRPSAALRDLPDARDILAAGGADRQETEADSLAARLAALSAQERQEELTRLVATEVAAVLGYPDPAGIDPDRVFKDLGFDSLTAVDLRNRLSEATGLRLSVTLVFDHPTVTALVDHVRSELGGTAPVPATASAPAAVADDDAIAVVAMSCRYPGGVTTPEDLWRLVTSGSDAITEFPTGRGWDLDELYDPDPGKVGRTYARHGGFLHDADHFDPAFFGISPREALAIDPQQRLLLEISWEAFERAGIDPASLKGSRAGVFVGSSYRDYGSRVQQPTEEIEGYLGIGSAGSVASGRIAYTLGLEGPAVTVDTACSSSLVAVHLAAQALRGGECSLALAGGVTVMSTPGAFIEFSRQRGLAADGRCKPFAAAADGTAWAEGAGMVVLERLSDARRNGHPVLALVRGSAVNQDGASNGLTAPNGPSQQRVIRQALASAGLDSADVDAVEAHGTGTRLGDPIEAQALLATYGQDRPADRPLLLGSLKSNIGHAQAAAGIAGLQKMVLAMRHGVLPRTLHVDAPTPFVDWSAGAVSLLTEDTPWPDHGRPRRAAISSFGVSGTNAHTILEHVPDEHMQDGVTAPVGADERPAGEQDEPGDGDGAAAVVPWLLSARSRVALRAQAGRLLEHVDARPALRPADVALTLATGRSAFEYRGAVVGDNREALLDGLKALAAAGGAPGVTQGTAVVGRTAFLFAGQGSQRAGTGAELYARHPVFADAFDAICAEFAPLLDRPLREVAFAPAGSPEAALLDRTEYTQPALFAIEVALFRLVEHWGVVPDLLFGHSIGELAAAHVAGVLSAPDAAALVAARGRLMQALPEGGAMVALTASEEDAAGLLASHEGRVAVAAVNGPASVVVSGDEDAVLDIAEQWRARGGKARRLTVSHAFHSPHMDGMLDEFRRVAERLDLRAPLIPLVSDVTGELATPEQLMSPEYWVRHVRETVRFHDGMRRLAAEGAVTYLELGPDGSLTAMGRDCLAENPADLADPSAAGALVPLLRKDRPESRAVTDALAHLHVRGTAVDWPTVLDAGATGTTGRVDLPTYAFQRERYWLEATAPAGGMAAAGLLPADHPLLGAAVPLADTDGVLFTSRLSVRTHPWLADHGVYGTALLPATALLELAVRAGDQVGCGQVEELTLEAPLVIPARGAVVLQLSVGAPDASGARPVSVHTRAEDASSADQPWTCHARGLLVPATEEAPGGDPVTWPPAGAEPVELDGLYERFAEGGFGYGPAFQGLREVWRLGDEVYAEASLPSEQQAEAARFGLHPALLDSALHALIFGVLEGTEQGWLPFSWNGIRLHASGARALRIRLTPAGNSAVSVQATDTAGQPVASIRSLVLRPVSPDQVRAARTAHHDDLYRLEWPTLPQSADAGSDAWAVIGAEAPDWAAHRITRSATDLKALSREIAEGAARPTAVLAHVPAAPEGLGRADAVRHVTGLTLTLVQDWLADDTFADAKLVLVTRGGVPTSADGDAPDLTHAAVRGLARSAQTENPGRFVLVDLDGTEASRDALVAAVASGEPQLALREGRAHIARLARVPAAEQSETPDWGRPGTVLITGGTGAIGSVLAHHLVAEHGVKRLLLTSRRGPAAEGAAELVVDLAALGAHAEVVACDAADRDALARLLGSLPEAHPLTAVVHAAGTIADGVVDAMTPARLDTALRPKVDAAWNLHELTEGMDLSAFVVFSSIAGIFGGMGQGNYAAANAFLDALAHHRRANGLPAASLAWGLWANKGGMSGGLDEADFRRIARGGIVAFSPAEGAALFDSANATGEPVVLPLRLDTGALAAQTGTGGVPALLRGLMRPPARRSAAVGEAAPDAADTLRRTLAGQPEQRRERTLLDLVRGHAATVLGYPGPASVDAERGLLELGFDSLTAVELRNRLGAATGLRLPATLLFDHPTSAAIARQLSVELAPESAGPDLAADTAGLAELGLLEGALDNGTAGPELLGRLEELISRLRPGTGGAAQDRLEERMDTASDDELFEFIDNELGMS